The following are encoded together in the Atribacterota bacterium genome:
- a CDS encoding LysE family transporter — protein MENIDVASLIPFVLVTIYTPGPGNIACTSMGVRHGIKKSINFIYGITLGFILISLLGGLCSKLLLTIIPSLESIMRWIGAAYILYLAYNILKADYSFAQNNKQIQIQPFGFKHGILLQFVNPKCI, from the coding sequence ATGGAAAATATTGATGTTGCTTCCCTTATTCCTTTTGTATTAGTAACTATCTATACACCCGGTCCCGGAAATATCGCGTGTACTTCTATGGGTGTTAGACATGGCATAAAAAAGTCAATTAACTTTATTTATGGTATTACTCTTGGATTCATATTGATATCATTACTTGGTGGACTATGCTCTAAATTATTATTGACAATTATACCTTCTTTGGAATCAATAATGAGGTGGATCGGTGCTGCTTATATTCTGTATTTAGCTTATAATATATTAAAAGCAGACTATTCCTTTGCTCAAAATAATAAGCAGATACAGATACAGCCATTTGGTTTTAAACATGGGATTCTTCTTCAATTCGTAAATCCAAAATGCATTA